A window of the Helianthus annuus cultivar XRQ/B chromosome 4, HanXRQr2.0-SUNRISE, whole genome shotgun sequence genome harbors these coding sequences:
- the LOC110933888 gene encoding uncharacterized protein LOC110933888, giving the protein MCADLGNFGDLVRETIVGEETKHEDVSKFDLSKVWGNKRFGSDSVGSVGHSRGRLKGSNEDLNVANIYTPQSLNEKEALWDAIHSEIVNSFGMWIVVGDFNAVRFKKKRRNCAFKARCARNFNSFIHNMGLLEYNMQGRQFTCVRDNGRKLSKIERMSVCPSFFNKWLVAHLCVLHNLFSDHGTLILTIRLDNFGPKPFRTYNSWLGKPGFKEVVITAANSFLFSGDPNVFFTKKLAHIRNRIKDWRDEMVKKYEEEENLARSEVEKLEELLENRLLSEEEEWMFSECNKVLKELSMKKGEDLRQRSHVKWAIDGDENSRFFHGIINNRKTNYLIPGVLINGNWVTKPKKVKKRFLTSLRRGLWKSIRLGLR; this is encoded by the exons ATGTGTGCGGACTTGGGTAATTTTGGGGATCTGGTGAGAGAAACAATTGTTGGTGAAG AAACAAAACACGAAGATGTTTCTAAGTTCGATTTATCTAAAGTTTGGGGAAACAAAAGATTTGGGTCGGATTCGGTAGGTTCGGTTGGTCACTCCAGAG GCCGATTAAAAGGAAGTAATGAAGATCTAAATGTGGCTAATATTTACACGCCCCAAAGCCTTAACGAAAAAGAGGCTTTGTGGGATGCTATTCATTCGGAGATTGTGAATTCTTTCGGGATGTGGATAGTTGTTGGGGACTTTAATGCGGTGAGATTTAAGAAAAAAAGAAGGAACTGTGCTTTCAAAGCTAGATGTGCGAGAAATTTTAATAGCTTTATACACAATATGGGGCTCTTAGAATATAATATGCAAGGTAGGCAATTTACGTGTGTCCGAGACAATGGCAGGAAACTTAGTAAAATAGAGAGAATGTCGGTGTGCCCGAGTTTCTTCAACAAATGGCTTGTGGCTCATCTCTGTGTCCTTCATAACTTATTCTCGGATCATGGTACGCTAATTCTCACAATCAGACTTGATAACTTTGGGCCTAAGCCCTTCAGAACGTATAATTCATGGCTGGGAAAGCCCGGGTTTAAAGAGGTGGTAATAACTGCCGCAAACTCTTTCCTTTTCAGTGGAGACCCGAATGTGTTTTTTACGAAAAAACTCGCTCATATTAGGAATCGGATAAAAGATTGGAGAGACGAAATGGTCAAAAAATATGAGGAGGAAGAGAACTTAGCCAGATCGGAGGTTGAAAAACTTGAAGAATTGCTGGAAAATAGACTACTTTCAGAGGAGGAAGAATGGATGTTTTCAGAATGTAATAAAGTTCTTAAAGAGCTAAGTATGAAAAAGGGTGAAGACCTTAGACAGAGATCCCATGTTAAGTGGGCCATCGATGGTGACGAAAACTCAAGATTCTTTCATGGCATTATCAATAACAGAAAGACGAACTATTTGATTCCAGGAGTTCTTATCAATGGTAATTGGGTCACGAAGCCGAAGAAAGTCAAAAAGAGATTTTTAACTTCTTTAAGAAGAGGTTTGTGGAAGAGCATCAGACTCGGCCTGCGCTGA